ATAATCAGATCTGCAATTTCGTTCATTTTCTGTTCATCAAAATCGGGCCCAGGCTTTTTCTTGAGAGAAAAATTATCATCAAGTGTGTAATAGAGATCCATCGACAGCCCGGCTTTTTCACAGGTCAACCCCAGACATTTGCCTTTGCAACCATCGATAACCACCTGATAGTCATCGTACAACATAACCTGGCTTGGCCCCTCTACTTCCGGGTACAGCCCGATGGGACAGCGCATAAAAGCGCTTGGAATTTCACTTACTATTTTCCTGGCTATAAAACCGGTCATTTGTCCGATATTGGAACTACCAAAACAACCGTTAACACCAATGGTTTTTCCAAATTTTTTATGCTGGTTGGTAATAGTATCCGCTGCATCCGGATTATTGATCTGGGAAATCAGTTTCTTTTTCATTCAATTCCTCCATATTTCTTTTTTGCAGAACGCTAAACAACTCATTTGATTAATTGAACCATTGTTCTATCCTGGATGACATTTTCCAAATAATCATCATCAGGGAGACCTGGAATATCGGTACTATGGTAGAGGGCAGGATAGATAATCCTCCAATTGATGAAACGGCCAGGGCCAGAGCAATACCATGATTTTTTGCTGTTGTAGCAAAACCAATGGCAATACTGTCCTGATAGGGTATCATCGCTTTTTTTGAAACAAACAGTGAAAGAACGAGTAACAGCGGATAAACCAGAACAATAGAAATGAGTAAAATCCCGACAAGATGGAGATTGTCCACAATAGCACTTGCCTGTCCCCCAACAGCAATAAATATGACCATAAACATACCCACGCTGGAGATAGGCGGCAAAAAAGGTTTTATTTCTTCTTTAAAAAACTTCTTACCGTATTTGCGACAAATGAGTAACTCCCGAATACTGACTCCTACGACCATGGGCAGTACAATGATCAACATAATTTTTTTCCCAAAAAACCAGAAATCTACAGAAACATAGGTCCCGACAAGAAGTGTCATCCAAAGTGGAATTGCCACGGTCGCCAGCAGAAAACTGACCACCTGAATTACCAAGGCCGTTTCTGTTTTTCCTCTGGACATTCCCGTCCATGCCACCATCATGGATGAACAGGGCACAGTTAATTTGAGTATCCACCCGGCAATAAACTGAGGGTCAAGCCCCTTGAAAAACAATGCGGCCCAGATAAAACCTATCAGAGGCGAAAGAACAAAATTAATCAGGGACGCAATAATAATTATTTTTTTATCCCGTATAACCAGCTTCAATTCTTTAACAACTATGGTCATCATCATCGGTAACAGCATGAGAAGAACAACAGGCAGAATCAACGGGTTAAGACTGCTTGTAAATGTATGATAATGAGTACCGACATAGAGTGCAGTGAGAATATCGAGTAAAGTGATCAGAGGAATATATTTTTTTAAAAACCTCGAAAAACCCTGCATGTACTTAACCACTGCATCCTCCCTGAAAAGCCCCTCAATAATACCTGATTACTCATTAGGCTCAGCAAAAATTCCTGTCTACTTCCTGCCACCTCGACATAAATCTTTTTTAAACTTGATCGCATCCGCTTATGCGGATACATTACTCCTATGAAAAACATAAAGCAAGCTTTCAACGTACAGAGTAATATAATCGTCTAAAAAGTCTTTTTCTAAATTCCATGAAAACGGGGGGCTACTTATAGACAAACCGTATTCTTGAGTTTTACTCCCATATTCAACAAGTTCAACATGACCGTTGCCGTCTGGAGTATCAACTCCGGCTAAACTCTGTTACAGTTGCCCTCCAGTAATTCGTAATAAAATCAGTATCTTTTAAAATACCCGGGAACCAACCATGAAACAAATCAGTTGCTCCGGACTGTTAATATCGATCATGATCGTTGCGGTGTTGCTTCTTTCGGGATGCGATGACGGCAAACCAGAGAATAACCAACAGGGTTCGGATCTTATACATCTGAAACAACTTGCCCCTCTGAAACAGACCAATACTGCTGAGCAGGAAAAAACCTTTAAAGTGGCAGTCGCAGCAATCCTTTCGCCACGGGGCACTGCCGACTCCTACCAGCCGTTTCTTAACTATCTTGCCCAGCGCCTTGCTACACCTGTTCAGTTGGTCCAGCGTCGCACCTATAGAGAAATAAACGATATAGTTGCTCGAAACGCAGTGGATATGGCTTTTGTCTGCACGGGCGCTTTTCTGGATGGCTTACGAAAAAACCAGATGAGATTACTCGCCGTTCCTCAGATACAGGGCAAACGAACCTATAACGCCCTGATTATCGTGCCGGCAACAGCAACAACCAATACCTTCGAGGAACTTCGAAACCATATTTTTGCCTTTACAGACCCTCTGTCAAATACAGGCTATCTCTATCCTCTTTCTCTTCTCAATAAGTATGGATGGACAGAAAAAAAGTTTTTTCGTCAGACGTTGTTTACCTACAGTCATGATCATTCCATAGCAGCTGTCTCCGAAGGTATAGCAGACGGTGCCTCAGTTGACAGCCTGGTCTACTCCTATGCTGTCAAACGGGATCCTTCACTGGCCAAACGCACAAAAATAATCCTTCGTTCACCAGATTTTGGCATGCCACCAATAGTCGTATCCACAAAAGCCCGCAAAGAAGAAATTAAAAAGATACGCACTATTCTGCTCTCGATGAATGACCACAAAGAGGGCAGTGCGATTTTGAAACAACTGGGAATAGATCGTTTTGTCCCACCCGATTATTCACTGTACCCAACAGGCAATCCCGTTTCAAGCGATCAATAATGTTTATATTGAGAAAAATCCATCAGTGCCTGATATCGGTTTCCCTGCAGACAAAAATTATCGGGATGGTTATCGGGTTATCCCTCAGCATGGGGAGTGCCCTCTCTTTTCAGGTTTCAAGGTATCTCAACGAACATGCAAATGCGTTTATAAAGGAAGAAAGTCGGTCTGTTGCTGCAGAAATTGTCAACAAAGTGCCGGATTACACCCTGATCAACGATCTTTACGGCCTGACAGGATATCTCTTGAATACCAAGGACAACAGACGGGATATCAGATATATAGCAGTACTTGACAATACAGGAAATATTCTTGCTCACACCTTCGGCAGCCAGTTTCCCACGGAGTTATATAAACACCTCCGCCAGGTTGCCAGACACCACCAGAAAACACAAACGATACAGACTGATGAAGGCATGATATGGGAAACCATTTCACCTGTTACCCAAAGCTGGAATGGCAGTGTCGCCGTGGGAGTTGTTGACAGCTTTGTTCGTCTTGACAATAAAAAGATGATTGAGGCTCTTTTTATGACCACATCACTGGTTGGAGCAATCGGCATCTTTTTTGCTGTGGGCCTGAGCTGGGTTATCGTTCGCCCCATTAAGGAATTACTACGGGCAACCAATGCCATCCGCCAAGGTGAATTCCCGGTAATGCCGGAATTACAATCCCCGGATGAAGTTGGAGAACTGACCCAGGCATTCAATGAGATGAGTGCCGGTTTCCAACTCGCTGAAGAAGCCAGAAAAGAAAAAGAGAATATTCGTCGGGAATTCCTGCAAAAAATCATCACAAGCCAGGAAAATGAACGTAAACGAATT
The DNA window shown above is from Desulfomarina profundi and carries:
- a CDS encoding putative zinc-binding protein — protein: MKKKLISQINNPDAADTITNQHKKFGKTIGVNGCFGSSNIGQMTGFIARKIVSEIPSAFMRCPIGLYPEVEGPSQVMLYDDYQVVIDGCKGKCLGLTCEKAGLSMDLYYTLDDNFSLKKKPGPDFDEQKMNEIADLIIKDIRKMTDA
- a CDS encoding arsenic resistance protein, whose protein sequence is MVKYMQGFSRFLKKYIPLITLLDILTALYVGTHYHTFTSSLNPLILPVVLLMLLPMMMTIVVKELKLVIRDKKIIIIASLINFVLSPLIGFIWAALFFKGLDPQFIAGWILKLTVPCSSMMVAWTGMSRGKTETALVIQVVSFLLATVAIPLWMTLLVGTYVSVDFWFFGKKIMLIIVLPMVVGVSIRELLICRKYGKKFFKEEIKPFLPPISSVGMFMVIFIAVGGQASAIVDNLHLVGILLISIVLVYPLLLVLSLFVSKKAMIPYQDSIAIGFATTAKNHGIALALAVSSIGGLSILPSTIVPIFQVSLMMIIWKMSSRIEQWFN
- a CDS encoding substrate-binding domain-containing protein, with the translated sequence MKQISCSGLLISIMIVAVLLLSGCDDGKPENNQQGSDLIHLKQLAPLKQTNTAEQEKTFKVAVAAILSPRGTADSYQPFLNYLAQRLATPVQLVQRRTYREINDIVARNAVDMAFVCTGAFLDGLRKNQMRLLAVPQIQGKRTYNALIIVPATATTNTFEELRNHIFAFTDPLSNTGYLYPLSLLNKYGWTEKKFFRQTLFTYSHDHSIAAVSEGIADGASVDSLVYSYAVKRDPSLAKRTKIILRSPDFGMPPIVVSTKARKEEIKKIRTILLSMNDHKEGSAILKQLGIDRFVPPDYSLYPTGNPVSSDQ
- a CDS encoding sensor histidine kinase, which produces MFILRKIHQCLISVSLQTKIIGMVIGLSLSMGSALSFQVSRYLNEHANAFIKEESRSVAAEIVNKVPDYTLINDLYGLTGYLLNTKDNRRDIRYIAVLDNTGNILAHTFGSQFPTELYKHLRQVARHHQKTQTIQTDEGMIWETISPVTQSWNGSVAVGVVDSFVRLDNKKMIEALFMTTSLVGAIGIFFAVGLSWVIVRPIKELLRATNAIRQGEFPVMPELQSPDEVGELTQAFNEMSAGFQLAEEARKEKENIRREFLQKIITSQENERKRIARELHDQTGQSLTSIGIGLKLLERNATSEKTKQDIRQLKINIENELEAIHNMALELRPSVLDDMGLIAALNLFIQKIHTIKDVDIQQTIIGFAGRRPSAVIETCLYRILQESIRNAIKHGRACHISILIEWAADNTLRMVIDDDGDGFDPGILQNTERLGVRGIQERVELVNGVFRLESEPGQGTMLVVTIPTVSGGKNGG